In one window of Bizionia sp. M204 DNA:
- a CDS encoding 5-(carboxyamino)imidazole ribonucleotide synthase encodes MNYFSSNFKLGILGGGQLGKMLLNDTRKFDIYTSVMDASPEAPCKIACNEFHLGNLMDYDAVYNFGKDLDVVTFEIENVNTDALEDLEKKGVKVYPSSKTLRIIQNKATQKLFYLDHSIPTAEFSRFAYTSQIEDALENEVLKLPFVWKCAQFGYDGNGVKVVRKVEDLIGLPNVECIAETMIPFKNELAVIVARNPNGDVATYPVVEMEFHPEANQVEYVICPARIDEEVAKKATDIALKVSKAFNHVGLLAVEMFQTQDDKILVNEVAPRPHNSGHQTIEASYTSQFEQHLRAILNLPLGKTENKVAGVMVNLVGAEDHTGNVVYKNMETIMAMDGVTPHIYGKKQTRPFRKMGHVTIVSDSISEARKIAEDVKKTIQVISK; translated from the coding sequence ATGAATTACTTTTCTTCCAACTTTAAATTAGGCATTTTAGGTGGTGGCCAATTAGGTAAAATGCTTCTAAATGATACCCGAAAATTTGACATTTACACCAGTGTCATGGACGCAAGCCCAGAAGCACCTTGCAAAATTGCCTGTAACGAATTTCATTTAGGCAATTTAATGGATTATGATGCCGTTTATAACTTCGGAAAAGATTTAGACGTCGTTACCTTTGAAATTGAAAACGTAAACACCGATGCGCTTGAAGATTTAGAAAAAAAAGGTGTGAAAGTATATCCATCATCCAAGACCTTACGTATTATTCAAAATAAAGCCACGCAAAAATTATTTTATCTAGATCATAGTATTCCAACAGCCGAATTTTCACGCTTTGCATACACCAGTCAAATTGAAGATGCACTTGAAAACGAAGTTTTAAAACTGCCTTTTGTTTGGAAATGTGCCCAATTTGGATACGACGGAAACGGCGTAAAAGTTGTGCGAAAGGTAGAGGATTTAATTGGGCTTCCCAACGTGGAATGTATTGCAGAAACCATGATTCCATTTAAAAATGAATTAGCAGTTATTGTAGCCAGAAATCCTAATGGTGATGTGGCAACGTATCCCGTTGTAGAAATGGAATTTCACCCAGAAGCCAATCAAGTAGAGTATGTAATTTGTCCTGCCCGAATTGATGAGGAAGTGGCAAAAAAAGCAACCGATATTGCCTTAAAAGTTTCAAAAGCCTTTAACCATGTTGGCCTTCTGGCAGTTGAAATGTTCCAAACTCAAGATGACAAAATTCTCGTTAATGAAGTGGCTCCAAGACCACATAATTCGGGACATCAGACTATTGAAGCTAGTTATACATCGCAATTTGAGCAACACCTTCGTGCCATTTTAAACTTACCTTTAGGTAAAACAGAAAACAAAGTTGCTGGTGTTATGGTAAATTTAGTTGGAGCTGAAGATCATACGGGAAATGTTGTTTATAAAAATATGGAGACCATTATGGCAATGGATGGCGTTACACCACATATATACGGTAAAAAACAAACACGTCCTTTCAGAAAAATGGGTCATGTAACCATTGTGAGTGACTCTATTTCCGAAGCACGAAAAATTGCAGAAGACGTCAAGAAAACGATTCAGGTTATTAGTAAATAA
- the purE gene encoding 5-(carboxyamino)imidazole ribonucleotide mutase gives MSKVGIIMGSKSDLPVMQDAIDILTEFGISIEVDIVSAHRTPEKLFDYSKHAHTRGIKVIIAGAGGAAHLPGMVASLSPLPIIGVPVKSSNSIDGWDSVLSILQMPGGVPVATVALNGAKNAGILAAQILGSSDPDILNKIVTYKEGLKAKVIESAKDLKKS, from the coding sequence ATGAGCAAAGTAGGAATTATAATGGGAAGTAAGAGTGATTTGCCAGTTATGCAAGACGCTATTGATATTTTAACGGAATTTGGAATATCTATTGAAGTTGATATTGTTTCAGCGCACCGAACACCTGAAAAGCTTTTCGATTACAGTAAACATGCACATACACGTGGTATAAAAGTTATTATTGCAGGCGCTGGAGGTGCTGCGCATTTACCAGGCATGGTGGCCTCATTGTCGCCTTTACCAATTATTGGCGTTCCTGTAAAAAGCAGTAATTCTATTGATGGTTGGGATTCCGTATTATCTATTTTGCAAATGCCAGGTGGTGTTCCGGTAGCAACAGTTGCATTAAATGGCGCCAAAAATGCAGGTATTTTAGCAGCTCAGATTTTAGGAAGTTCAGATCCTGATATTCTAAATAAAATAGTGACCTACAAAGAAGGATTAAAAGCAAAAGTTATTGAATCTGCTAAAGATTTAAAAAAGTCTTAA